A DNA window from Rhizobium acidisoli contains the following coding sequences:
- a CDS encoding LacI family DNA-binding transcriptional regulator yields MTTIRDVARLAGVSISTVSLALNSPKRVGVETLDRIQEAIKSTGYRIDPVAQTLARGRSSLIGFVSANLGNMFFGDIRREIEHQALDHGYFVLIADSSGRADLERALLERLEAQKIAGIALAANGRGEEYATFLRDFKTPIVMFDQKVEGAERDFVGSDNPLTTTILTEHLLQLGHRRIGFISGPSGLHTADERLKGFMDTMAGAGAEIDPSLVVEGGYTRTGGHAQAMRLLTRRDRPTAIIGANNMMGLAALQVMQEMGFRCPDDVSLAMVDDVPWSNVITPRITMVVQDAQKLGELAAQRLLARIASPEAAAEPPQDFILTPKFVRGESTRRL; encoded by the coding sequence ATGACCACCATACGAGATGTAGCGCGCCTTGCGGGAGTTTCGATCTCGACCGTCTCGCTCGCGCTCAACAGCCCGAAGCGGGTCGGCGTCGAGACGCTCGACCGCATCCAGGAGGCTATAAAGTCGACCGGTTACCGCATCGATCCCGTCGCTCAGACGCTGGCGCGCGGGCGCAGCTCGCTGATCGGCTTCGTTTCTGCCAATCTCGGCAATATGTTTTTCGGCGACATCCGCCGCGAGATCGAACATCAGGCGCTCGATCATGGTTATTTCGTCCTGATCGCCGACTCCTCGGGCCGAGCCGACCTCGAACGGGCGCTGCTGGAGCGGCTGGAGGCGCAGAAGATCGCCGGCATCGCCTTGGCGGCAAACGGGCGCGGCGAGGAATATGCAACCTTCCTGCGCGACTTCAAGACCCCGATCGTGATGTTCGACCAGAAGGTGGAGGGCGCGGAACGCGATTTCGTCGGCTCCGACAATCCGCTGACGACGACCATCCTGACGGAGCATCTGCTGCAGCTTGGGCACAGGCGCATCGGCTTCATCTCCGGCCCAAGCGGCCTGCACACCGCCGACGAACGCCTGAAAGGTTTCATGGATACGATGGCCGGCGCCGGCGCGGAGATCGACCCGTCGTTGGTCGTCGAAGGCGGCTACACTAGGACCGGCGGCCATGCGCAGGCGATGCGGCTGCTCACCCGCCGCGACCGGCCGACCGCCATCATCGGCGCCAACAACATGATGGGTCTTGCGGCGCTGCAGGTGATGCAGGAAATGGGTTTCCGCTGTCCCGACGACGTGTCGCTGGCAATGGTTGACGACGTGCCCTGGAGCAACGTCATCACGCCCCGCATCACCATGGTCGTACAGGATGCGCAGAAGCTCGGGGAACTCGCGGCGCAGCGCCTGCTGGCAAGGATCGCAAGCCCCGAGGCCGCCGCCGAGCCGCCGCAGGATTTCATCCTGACGCCGAAATTCGTGCGCGGGGAATCGACCAGGCGGCTATGA
- a CDS encoding type II toxin-antitoxin system RelE/ParE family toxin gives MELKWTSKAVGDIDRLYAFLAPVNRQVAVRTVQALTAAPLRLLEQPRLGERLEEFDPREVRRILVGRYELRYEIQQSVIYVLRLWHTREDR, from the coding sequence ATGGAACTTAAGTGGACGAGCAAAGCGGTCGGGGACATTGATCGCCTTTATGCCTTTCTCGCGCCGGTTAATCGACAGGTGGCGGTCCGGACCGTGCAGGCATTGACGGCTGCCCCTCTACGGCTGCTTGAGCAGCCGCGTCTTGGTGAACGGCTGGAGGAGTTCGATCCTCGGGAGGTTCGCCGCATTCTCGTTGGACGGTATGAACTGCGTTACGAAATCCAGCAGTCGGTCATCTATGTATTGCGGCTCTGGCATACGCGAGAAGACCGGTAA
- a CDS encoding CopG family ribbon-helix-helix protein, whose translation METKVLTAHVPLPLAQKVDQLAARLERSRGWIVKQALTAWIDQEEERRRLTLEALADVEEGKVVDHQSVRAWADSLDSDAPVSLPR comes from the coding sequence ATGGAAACCAAAGTGCTGACCGCGCATGTCCCTCTGCCCCTTGCACAGAAGGTCGATCAACTCGCCGCGAGGCTTGAGCGCTCGCGCGGCTGGATCGTCAAGCAGGCGCTGACGGCGTGGATCGACCAGGAGGAGGAGCGTCGCCGTTTGACGCTGGAGGCTCTGGCTGATGTGGAGGAAGGCAAGGTGGTCGATCACCAGTCCGTCCGGGCTTGGGCCGATAGTCTCGATAGTGACGCGCCGGTTTCTTTGCCTCGGTAA
- a CDS encoding FadR/GntR family transcriptional regulator, producing MQVKDRSRGSGSLVSQVGESLRQAILSGQYSAGDKLPSEHELTETHSVSRPVVREAVAALRSDGLVEVRQGAGIFVIGADPALSGRKVDKARVASDLEVLEIRTPVEVEAAGLAALRRSPAQEEAIFECHRKILQCIEEDRSVREADLELHVAIAEATNNPLFRHFLESQGAAIIPQSRLVPETRTAEQTAYRKLIHREHEAIVMAISDRDDQAARNAMREHLVGSQTRYRNLLKDLRSFAT from the coding sequence ATGCAGGTGAAGGATCGCAGCAGAGGCTCCGGGTCGCTGGTCTCGCAGGTCGGCGAAAGCCTTCGGCAAGCCATATTGAGCGGCCAGTATTCCGCCGGCGACAAGCTACCAAGCGAGCATGAGCTGACCGAGACGCATAGCGTCAGCCGCCCCGTGGTACGCGAGGCCGTGGCCGCTCTTCGTTCCGACGGACTGGTCGAGGTGCGCCAGGGCGCAGGCATTTTCGTGATCGGCGCCGACCCGGCGCTGTCAGGTCGAAAGGTCGACAAGGCCCGCGTAGCCTCGGATCTGGAAGTGCTCGAAATCCGAACCCCTGTCGAAGTCGAGGCAGCGGGACTTGCCGCGCTTCGCCGCTCGCCGGCGCAGGAGGAGGCGATCTTCGAATGCCACCGGAAGATCCTCCAGTGCATCGAGGAAGATCGATCCGTCCGCGAAGCGGATCTGGAACTCCATGTGGCGATCGCCGAGGCGACGAACAATCCGCTGTTCAGGCATTTCCTAGAATCCCAGGGGGCGGCGATCATCCCGCAATCGCGGCTTGTCCCGGAAACGAGGACAGCCGAGCAGACTGCCTACCGAAAGCTGATCCACCGGGAGCACGAAGCGATCGTCATGGCGATCTCCGACAGGGACGATCAGGCCGCCCGCAACGCCATGCGCGAGCACCTGGTCGGAAGCCAGACCAGGTACCGCAACCTGCTGAAGGACCTGCGGAGTTTTGCGACCTAA
- a CDS encoding ABC transporter substrate-binding protein, with product MRSSRSLFQTVAISALFAAASFGASAANAADKITIMVGGYEKQIYLPAKLAESLGYFKDEGLDVELLNEAAGVDAENQLLAGAVQGVVGFYDHCVDLQAKGKFVESIVQFSQAPGEVEMVSSKHPDIKSPADFKGKSLGVTGLGSSTNFLTLFMASKAGLKPGDVVTVPVGAGGTFIAAMQQDQIQAGMTTEPTISRMVKTGEASVLVDMRTVESTRQALGGTYPAASLYMEAAWVDAHKDEAQKLANAFVKTLRYINTHSAAEIADKMPKDFYVGDKDGYIKALNDGKGMFTPDGVMPEDGPKTVLAVLSEFSKNVKGKQIDLSKTYTTEFVKNVK from the coding sequence ATGCGTTCTTCACGCAGCCTTTTTCAAACCGTCGCCATTTCCGCGCTTTTCGCCGCAGCATCTTTTGGTGCGAGCGCCGCGAACGCAGCCGACAAGATTACCATCATGGTCGGTGGTTATGAAAAGCAGATCTATCTGCCCGCCAAGCTTGCCGAATCCCTCGGTTACTTCAAGGACGAGGGCCTCGACGTCGAGCTCCTGAACGAAGCTGCCGGCGTCGATGCCGAAAACCAGCTTTTGGCAGGCGCCGTCCAGGGTGTTGTCGGCTTCTACGACCACTGCGTGGACCTGCAGGCCAAGGGGAAATTCGTCGAATCCATCGTCCAGTTCAGCCAGGCGCCGGGAGAAGTCGAGATGGTCTCGAGCAAACATCCCGACATCAAGTCGCCGGCCGATTTCAAGGGCAAGAGCCTCGGCGTCACCGGCCTCGGCTCGTCCACCAACTTCCTGACCCTCTTCATGGCCTCCAAGGCTGGTTTGAAGCCCGGCGACGTCGTCACGGTTCCGGTCGGCGCCGGCGGCACCTTCATCGCCGCCATGCAGCAGGATCAGATCCAGGCCGGCATGACCACCGAGCCGACGATCTCGCGCATGGTCAAAACTGGCGAAGCCAGCGTGCTCGTCGACATGCGCACGGTCGAGTCGACCCGCCAGGCGCTCGGCGGCACCTACCCCGCCGCCTCGCTCTACATGGAAGCCGCCTGGGTCGACGCACACAAGGACGAGGCGCAGAAGCTTGCCAACGCCTTCGTCAAGACGTTGCGCTACATCAATACGCATTCTGCCGCCGAGATCGCGGACAAGATGCCGAAGGATTTCTACGTCGGCGACAAGGACGGTTACATCAAGGCTTTGAACGACGGCAAGGGAATGTTCACGCCCGATGGCGTCATGCCGGAAGACGGTCCGAAGACAGTGCTTGCCGTGCTCTCGGAGTTCTCCAAGAACGTCAAGGGCAAGCAGATCGACCTCTCCAAGACCTACACGACGGAATTCGTCAAGAACGTCAAGTAA
- a CDS encoding ABC transporter ATP-binding protein, translating to MQQDKKQIPAIELINVSRRFVSPTGKSLTALRDFNMTVARGEFVAVVGPTGCGKSTTLNLVTGLARPSAGEVRLMGGPITGIDPRVGFAFQTDALFPWKNVIDNVMAGPLFRGKSRAEAEKMARDWLARVGLSKFLHHYPHQLSGGMRKRVSLAQTFINEPEILLMDEPFSALDVQTRTVMHEELLKLWAERKASVVFVTHDLEEAVALADKVYVLTAGPATVKSVYTIDLPRPRVVSEIRYEQNFIDYCKTIWEDLREEVETSYRRASEAA from the coding sequence ATGCAACAGGATAAAAAGCAGATCCCGGCGATCGAGCTGATCAATGTCAGCCGGCGCTTCGTTTCGCCGACCGGGAAATCCCTGACCGCCTTGCGCGATTTCAACATGACGGTCGCCCGCGGCGAGTTCGTCGCCGTCGTCGGTCCCACCGGCTGCGGCAAATCGACGACGCTCAACCTGGTCACCGGTCTGGCACGGCCGAGCGCGGGCGAAGTCCGGCTGATGGGCGGGCCGATCACCGGCATCGATCCGCGTGTCGGCTTCGCGTTCCAGACCGATGCACTCTTTCCCTGGAAGAACGTGATCGACAACGTCATGGCCGGGCCGCTGTTTCGCGGCAAGTCACGCGCCGAGGCGGAAAAAATGGCCCGCGACTGGCTGGCCCGCGTCGGCCTGTCGAAGTTTCTGCACCACTATCCCCATCAGCTTTCCGGCGGCATGCGCAAGCGCGTCTCGCTGGCGCAGACCTTCATCAACGAACCTGAGATACTGCTGATGGACGAGCCCTTTTCGGCGCTCGACGTGCAGACCCGCACGGTCATGCATGAGGAGCTCCTGAAGCTGTGGGCGGAGCGCAAGGCCTCGGTGGTGTTCGTCACCCACGACCTCGAAGAGGCCGTGGCGCTTGCCGACAAGGTCTATGTGCTCACAGCCGGCCCCGCGACGGTCAAGTCGGTCTACACCATCGATCTTCCCCGCCCGCGCGTCGTGTCGGAAATCCGCTACGAGCAGAACTTCATCGACTACTGCAAGACGATCTGGGAGGACCTCCGCGAAGAGGTCGAGACCAGCTACCGCCGCGCAAGCGAAGCGGCTTGA
- a CDS encoding ABC transporter permease: MAHTTFEAGSASLFRPGTSDAEIEASALKAIRRRNTLVRFWQIAILVFVIGMWELSSNMQWIDPFFYSSPSGVLQRLYEWATEGTTEGSLWYNLWVTMEEALIGFFAGSITGVFVGIGLGRNRFLSDIFSVYIKAINSIPRVVLAPIFIMIMGLGLPSKVALAFIMVFFVVFANAFQGVREADRNMIANARILGASDWQVTRTVVIPSAMSWIFASLHVSFGFAIIGAIVGEFVGARFGIGQLISIAKGTFDAAGMFAAILLVMVVTLFAEFIMTLVENRLAKWRPQQHLDTQ, from the coding sequence ATGGCACATACCACTTTCGAGGCCGGTTCCGCCTCGCTGTTTCGCCCGGGCACATCAGATGCCGAGATTGAAGCCTCCGCACTGAAGGCAATACGCCGGCGCAATACGCTCGTGCGTTTCTGGCAGATCGCCATCCTGGTCTTCGTGATCGGCATGTGGGAGCTCTCCTCCAACATGCAGTGGATCGATCCGTTCTTCTACTCGAGCCCGAGCGGCGTTCTTCAGCGCCTCTATGAATGGGCGACCGAGGGCACCACCGAAGGGTCGCTCTGGTACAATCTCTGGGTAACGATGGAGGAAGCGCTGATCGGCTTCTTCGCCGGCTCGATCACCGGCGTCTTCGTCGGCATCGGTCTCGGCCGCAACCGCTTCCTGTCGGATATCTTCTCTGTCTACATCAAGGCGATCAACTCGATCCCTCGCGTCGTCCTTGCGCCGATCTTTATCATGATCATGGGTCTCGGCCTGCCCTCCAAGGTCGCACTCGCCTTCATCATGGTGTTCTTCGTCGTCTTCGCCAACGCCTTCCAGGGCGTGCGCGAGGCCGACCGCAACATGATCGCCAATGCCCGCATCCTCGGCGCCTCGGACTGGCAGGTAACCCGCACAGTGGTCATTCCCTCGGCGATGAGCTGGATCTTCGCCAGCCTGCATGTCTCCTTCGGCTTTGCGATCATCGGCGCGATCGTCGGCGAATTCGTCGGCGCCCGCTTCGGCATCGGTCAGCTCATCTCGATTGCCAAGGGCACGTTCGACGCGGCCGGCATGTTCGCGGCGATCCTGCTCGTCATGGTCGTCACGCTGTTTGCCGAATTCATCATGACACTGGTCGAGAACCGCCTGGCGAAGTGGCGGCCGCAGCAGCACCTCGACACGCAGTAA
- a CDS encoding sensor histidine kinase, translating to MSNSVVTKAGATIARLSRSLRVQLLCWVLLTLLGAIGFNLYDSFWTADATAKLVTDRTLLASARVIAEAVRVDEGGNVQVDVPPAALEMFDTGFGDRVSYQVITAWGSLVSGFPDLPLPTVQRAGEDRTFHGADVRVLMLDHPVVGLPDDGTISVTVAVTHHSQYAMRRQLWLSDFSKQFVLVFVASLVTILGLQRGLAPALRLRDAVRQRGRNRLDPLPPEMVQSELQPLVHALNDYMERVQNQMAAQRRFVSNAAHQLRTPLALISTQASVAAREGDAARRDEALLALRTSTRQISRLASQLLTLSRAEPGSRRPRSDAADLSKAAREILEAHAEEALRRNIDVGLEADGPVIVEGDGTMLREMLVNLIDNAIRYVSPNGRVTVAVGQADGNAVVTVEDNGPGIPSGEREQVFERFYRIMGTEAEGSGLGLAIVREVVEGAGGSVSLDDAEGGGLVVTVRLPLI from the coding sequence ATGTCGAATAGCGTCGTCACAAAGGCCGGAGCGACGATCGCCCGGCTCAGCCGGAGCCTGAGAGTACAGTTGCTCTGCTGGGTGCTGCTGACCCTGCTCGGCGCGATCGGCTTCAATCTTTACGACAGCTTCTGGACGGCCGATGCGACGGCGAAGCTGGTGACGGATCGAACGCTTCTGGCCTCGGCCCGCGTCATTGCAGAGGCCGTCCGCGTCGACGAGGGTGGCAATGTTCAGGTGGACGTGCCGCCGGCTGCGCTCGAGATGTTCGATACGGGTTTCGGTGACCGGGTCTCCTATCAGGTGATCACTGCCTGGGGCAGCCTGGTCAGCGGCTTTCCTGACTTGCCCTTGCCGACTGTCCAGCGGGCAGGCGAGGATCGCACATTCCATGGCGCCGATGTGCGCGTCCTGATGCTCGACCATCCCGTCGTCGGCCTTCCTGATGACGGCACCATCTCGGTGACCGTCGCCGTGACCCATCACAGCCAGTACGCGATGCGAAGGCAGCTGTGGCTTTCGGACTTTTCGAAGCAGTTCGTGCTCGTCTTCGTCGCAAGCCTGGTGACCATCCTCGGGCTCCAACGCGGCCTGGCGCCGGCCCTCAGGCTGCGGGACGCCGTGCGCCAGCGCGGCCGCAACCGTCTTGATCCCTTACCGCCCGAGATGGTGCAGAGCGAATTGCAGCCGCTTGTTCATGCGCTCAACGACTATATGGAGCGTGTCCAGAATCAGATGGCCGCGCAGCGACGCTTCGTATCGAATGCCGCCCATCAACTGAGAACGCCCCTGGCGCTGATTTCGACCCAGGCAAGCGTGGCGGCCCGCGAAGGCGATGCGGCCCGCCGCGACGAGGCGCTTCTTGCCCTTCGCACCAGCACGCGGCAGATTTCCCGCCTCGCCAGCCAGCTTCTGACCTTGTCACGAGCCGAGCCCGGAAGCCGGCGCCCGCGCAGCGACGCGGCCGATCTTAGCAAAGCAGCCCGCGAGATACTGGAAGCGCATGCCGAAGAGGCGCTGAGGCGCAATATCGACGTCGGTCTGGAAGCGGACGGCCCCGTCATCGTCGAAGGCGACGGGACGATGCTGCGGGAGATGTTGGTCAACCTCATCGACAACGCGATCCGCTATGTCAGCCCGAATGGACGGGTGACCGTTGCGGTGGGGCAGGCGGATGGCAACGCCGTCGTTACCGTCGAGGACAACGGGCCGGGAATTCCGAGCGGGGAGCGCGAACAGGTTTTTGAACGATTTTACCGGATCATGGGGACCGAAGCCGAGGGCAGCGGCCTGGGGCTGGCGATCGTCCGGGAGGTCGTCGAAGGCGCCGGAGGTTCAGTCTCGCTCGACGATGCAGAAGGCGGCGGTCTCGTCGTGACCGTGCGGCTTCCGCTCATATGA
- a CDS encoding response regulator, whose product MRLLVVEDNKDLAAWLGKALRQAQYAIDIAHDGEDAEHMLKVAEYSAMILDLALPKLDGLTLLKRLRQSGKKLPVIILTANASLDGRVAGLDSGADDYLAKPFEIAELEARIRAVVRRGQDRASSEITVGNLRFSGGTRQFFVADELLQLTPREYAVLEQLVMKAGNTVSKAALSESVFGFDDEADPSAIEIYVHRLRKKLESSSVQIATLRGLGYLLRHVE is encoded by the coding sequence ATGAGACTGCTTGTAGTGGAGGACAACAAGGATCTGGCGGCCTGGCTGGGCAAAGCCCTGCGACAGGCGCAATATGCTATCGATATCGCCCATGACGGCGAGGATGCCGAGCATATGCTTAAGGTGGCCGAGTATTCGGCGATGATCCTTGACCTTGCGCTGCCCAAGCTTGATGGCCTGACGCTTTTGAAGCGGCTGAGGCAATCCGGAAAAAAGCTTCCGGTGATCATCCTGACCGCGAATGCAAGCCTGGACGGCCGTGTGGCGGGGCTCGACAGCGGCGCCGACGACTATCTTGCCAAGCCCTTCGAAATTGCCGAACTCGAAGCGAGAATCCGCGCGGTGGTGCGCCGCGGTCAGGATCGCGCATCGTCCGAGATCACCGTCGGCAACCTGCGTTTTTCCGGCGGGACGCGGCAGTTTTTCGTCGCGGACGAACTGCTGCAGCTGACGCCGCGGGAATATGCCGTTCTCGAACAGCTCGTCATGAAGGCGGGCAACACGGTGTCGAAAGCCGCCCTTTCCGAAAGCGTCTTCGGTTTCGACGACGAGGCGGATCCGAGCGCCATCGAAATCTATGTTCACCGGCTCAGAAAAAAGCTCGAAAGCAGCTCGGTTCAAATCGCCACGCTGCGCGGGCTCGGCTATCTCCTCAGACATGTCGAATAG